In a genomic window of Sulfurimonas denitrificans DSM 1251:
- a CDS encoding pseudouridine synthase, with protein MRLNKYIAHHSSYSRREADKAIQDGYVRVNGEIQDNPATDIYEGVDVVYVSGKPVTPRDKYTVIVYNKPKGELVTKSDPKERKTIYDTLPKEYKHYVPVGRLDYASEGLLLLTDASKVASALMESNLERIYKIKIKGEVTSEMEAAMLNGMMLDDATAGGHSHSKVTSMEFKPFIGYKIQKNEPNYSILKVALSEGKNRELRRFFAHFGTDIVDLKRVSFAEIELNNLPTGKVRFLSRSEYSALSKFLKEEKKAEEKSEKKPSVKKYDKTDNKKTDYKKSDKDSKKPRYKDDKKKDDKKKVFKDKKVTKKRG; from the coding sequence ATGAGACTAAATAAATATATCGCACACCACTCAAGCTACTCACGAAGAGAGGCTGACAAAGCCATACAAGATGGCTATGTAAGGGTAAATGGCGAAATTCAAGACAACCCAGCAACAGATATATATGAGGGAGTTGATGTTGTTTATGTAAGCGGAAAACCAGTAACTCCACGTGACAAATATACCGTTATTGTCTATAACAAACCAAAAGGTGAGTTAGTTACCAAGAGTGACCCTAAAGAGAGAAAAACTATTTACGATACTTTGCCAAAAGAGTATAAACACTATGTCCCAGTTGGAAGACTTGATTACGCTTCTGAGGGATTGCTACTCTTAACTGACGCTTCAAAAGTTGCTTCTGCGCTTATGGAGTCTAATTTGGAGAGAATTTACAAGATTAAAATTAAAGGTGAAGTTACATCAGAGATGGAAGCTGCCATGTTAAATGGGATGATGTTAGATGATGCAACTGCTGGCGGGCATAGCCATTCTAAAGTTACTTCTATGGAATTTAAACCTTTTATAGGGTATAAAATCCAAAAAAACGAACCGAACTACTCTATTTTAAAAGTAGCTCTTAGTGAAGGTAAAAATCGTGAACTTAGACGCTTTTTTGCGCACTTTGGAACAGATATAGTTGATCTAAAGAGAGTCAGTTTTGCAGAGATAGAGCTTAATAACCTTCCAACTGGGAAAGTTAGATTTTTATCACGCAGTGAGTACTCTGCACTCTCAAAATTCTTAAAAGAAGAGAAAAAAGCAGAAGAAAAAAGTGAGAAGAAACCTTCTGTAAAAAAATATGATAAAACTGATAATAAAAAAACAGATTACAAAAAAAGTGACAAAGATTCAAAAAAACCAAGATATAAAGACGATAAAAAGAAAGATGACAAAAAAAAGGTTTTTAAAGATAAGAAAGTAACAAAAAAAAGAGGTTAA
- a CDS encoding bifunctional ADP-dependent NAD(P)H-hydrate dehydratase/NAD(P)H-hydrate epimerase, giving the protein MQKLFDEVASLDERCYREFYLSEDILMEHAAHGMAEYIRSNFKKNVKISIVCGSGNNGADGLALGRLLHGDFDVSLICAKPPKSKMALLQKQRAASIGVRESLELLDCDVLVDAIVGTGFSLEADKEMAQLIEKMNAINAFKLACDVPSLYLFNADVTCTMGALKKRMFLDEAKEYVGEIHVIDLGICRDIYERSSNWNLLDLQDLKLPHRFKKDSHKGSYGHLAVISGQMSGASIMSAMSALRFGSGLVTLVGFEKIEIPHSIMYSHAVPKNTTALALGMGLGAEFSKAELAKFLSNGLPLVADADIFGMQIVLDILKRESVVITPHVKEFVSLLKIADIAEISVDELQKNRFMYVEMFCKAYPKVTLLLKGANVIIAQDETFYINPHGKQSLAKGGSGDVLSGLIGALLAQGYAPLQAAIHGSLAHVKLSILYEGADFSLTPDDLIDAIGKL; this is encoded by the coding sequence GTGCAGAAGCTTTTTGATGAAGTAGCCTCTCTTGATGAGAGATGCTACAGAGAGTTTTACTTAAGTGAAGATATTTTAATGGAGCATGCAGCGCATGGCATGGCTGAGTATATTCGTAGCAACTTTAAAAAAAATGTAAAAATTAGCATTGTTTGTGGAAGTGGAAATAATGGAGCTGATGGTTTGGCTCTTGGGAGACTTTTACATGGCGATTTTGATGTTTCTCTTATTTGTGCAAAACCTCCTAAATCAAAAATGGCTCTTTTGCAAAAACAGCGTGCCGCTAGCATTGGCGTAAGAGAGTCTTTGGAACTCTTAGATTGTGATGTATTAGTTGATGCGATAGTAGGCACTGGTTTTAGTTTAGAAGCAGATAAGGAGATGGCACAGCTTATAGAGAAGATGAACGCTATAAACGCTTTTAAGCTTGCATGTGATGTTCCCTCTCTTTACCTTTTTAACGCTGATGTTACATGTACTATGGGTGCTCTAAAGAAGAGAATGTTTTTAGATGAGGCAAAAGAGTATGTCGGCGAGATACATGTAATAGATCTTGGAATTTGCAGAGATATTTATGAGAGAAGCAGCAATTGGAATCTTCTTGATTTACAAGATTTGAAGCTTCCTCATAGATTTAAAAAAGATTCGCACAAGGGAAGTTATGGGCATTTAGCAGTTATCTCTGGGCAGATGAGCGGTGCTAGTATTATGAGCGCCATGTCTGCTCTTAGGTTTGGAAGCGGGCTTGTAACACTTGTAGGATTTGAGAAAATAGAGATTCCCCACTCCATAATGTACTCACATGCAGTACCTAAAAATACAACTGCTTTGGCTTTAGGAATGGGTCTTGGAGCTGAGTTTAGCAAGGCTGAGCTTGCCAAGTTTTTATCTAACGGTCTCCCCTTAGTTGCGGATGCAGATATTTTTGGTATGCAGATAGTTTTAGATATTTTAAAAAGAGAGAGTGTTGTTATAACTCCACATGTAAAAGAGTTTGTCTCGCTTTTAAAGATAGCAGATATTGCAGAAATATCTGTTGATGAGTTGCAAAAAAACCGCTTTATGTACGTTGAGATGTTTTGCAAAGCTTATCCAAAAGTTACACTTCTTCTAAAAGGTGCAAATGTCATAATCGCTCAGGATGAGACTTTTTATATAAATCCACATGGAAAACAATCTTTGGCAAAAGGCGGAAGCGGCGATGTACTAAGTGGTTTAATTGGTGCTCTCTTAGCTCAAGGATATGCTCCTTTGCAAGCAGCCATTCATGGCTCTTTAGCACATGTAAAACTCTCCATTCTTTATGAGGGTGCTGATTTTTCACTTACTCCAGATGATTTGATAGATGCAATTGGTAAACTATAA
- a CDS encoding replication-associated recombination protein A codes for MADFTHLLRPSNFDELIGQDHLSKDKAPLRVLCQKGVLGHSFFFGPSGTGKTSIARIIAKTMELPFYEFNATSIKIEQLRAIFEQYKNTLQKPLIFIDEVHRLAKNQQEVLLPVMENNSALIIGASTENPFFSLTSAIRSRSMLFELHHISNEALSRLLRRALDSSDITCSDEALEYLIKSSGGDARSMLKLLEFASNIGTHITLDILKSLRPNALSVGSSEAGVHYDLSSAMIKSIRGSDMDAAIYYLARLIDGGESAEFIARRLVILASEDVGNANPQALTLATSAMTSVSKIGYPEARIILSQAVIYLCASPKSNSAYLAIKSALSAVNDGVMLDIPKNITQNSKGYLYPHDFGGYVKQNYLSKPLKFVTLKPIGYEKKMVDWIESIKKI; via the coding sequence TTGGCGGATTTTACCCATCTTTTAAGACCCTCAAATTTTGATGAACTTATCGGTCAAGATCATCTTAGCAAAGATAAAGCCCCACTTAGAGTTTTATGCCAAAAAGGCGTTCTTGGGCATAGCTTCTTTTTTGGACCATCAGGAACTGGAAAGACTTCTATCGCTAGAATTATCGCAAAAACGATGGAGTTGCCATTTTATGAATTTAACGCAACAAGCATAAAGATTGAACAGCTCAGAGCGATATTTGAGCAGTACAAAAACACTCTGCAAAAACCACTTATTTTTATAGATGAAGTACATCGCTTGGCAAAAAACCAACAAGAAGTTCTTCTGCCTGTAATGGAGAACAACTCTGCTCTCATCATCGGTGCTTCTACTGAAAACCCATTTTTTTCTCTAACCTCTGCTATTCGTTCCCGCTCAATGCTTTTTGAACTTCATCACATCTCAAATGAAGCTCTAAGTAGGCTGCTAAGAAGAGCATTAGATAGCTCTGACATTACATGTAGTGATGAAGCGCTAGAGTATCTCATCAAGAGTAGCGGTGGCGATGCAAGGTCGATGCTAAAACTTTTAGAGTTTGCTTCAAATATTGGGACACACATTACCTTAGATATATTAAAATCCCTTCGTCCAAATGCACTAAGTGTTGGAAGCAGTGAAGCTGGTGTTCATTATGATTTGAGCAGTGCTATGATTAAGTCCATTAGAGGCTCTGATATGGACGCTGCCATCTACTATCTTGCCCGTCTAATTGATGGCGGAGAGAGTGCAGAGTTTATCGCTAGACGTCTTGTAATACTAGCTAGTGAAGATGTAGGAAATGCAAATCCACAAGCTCTGACTCTAGCTACAAGTGCTATGACAAGTGTCTCAAAAATTGGCTATCCTGAGGCTAGAATAATCCTCTCTCAAGCCGTAATTTATCTCTGTGCTTCGCCAAAATCTAACTCTGCATATCTGGCAATAAAGAGTGCACTGAGTGCGGTAAATGATGGCGTAATGCTTGATATTCCAAAAAATATAACTCAAAACAGTAAGGGCTACTTATATCCTCACGATTTTGGAGGATATGTTAAACAAAACTACTTATCAAAACCACTAAAATTTGTAACTCTAAAACCTATCGGATATGAGAAAAAAATGGTTGACTGGATAGAGTCAATAAAAAAAATTTAG
- a CDS encoding methyl-accepting chemotaxis protein, translated as MSIKYKLNLITAIVVSFALIIIAIATLKAIDDKENISKSQSLNTLSQKLSLLIHETQKERGASAGFIGSHGKQFGDILPNQRASTTKEYESLKVYIQSLDLDFFPKELKDEISAFNEKMSQIEQIRSKVTELSIGSKEVVTYYTEMNSKILNITSLSAKLANSAELVKALSAYNNFLKSKERAGVERAVLSSTFAADKFSDGAFAKWITLVAEQDAFLDSFLSMATQSSKDLYKQKINSPVIAEVNKMREIAKLRANEGSLGVDSVIWFSTITKKIDILKEIDDELAKQNTLLLEELKAASIQKATISIGSYLAFAIAIFIIIFIISRGVNRSVRSSLEKIDCVSSNLDLTCDIIVEGNDEISRISKALNVMIIAFKESVYQAKDVSATTSSESKVLNSIVEQLTKNGIVADKKITVINTLVTEVGQRLDAIEESSITVTEDLNITYSVLDTFVNQLHLVVEAIEHGSNRQQELVQKVYSLTEQAKNIKDVLAIISDIADQTNLLALNAAIEAARAGEHGRGFAVVADEVRKLAERTQKSLSEISANVNLITQNVIEISEETQVTSENMGNIANSAQELISSSEQTKENLSVTNAKSSDVMYQSTYIATKTKELIHNMDEIIELSKKNTEHRNLVDEAATKLLSDANRLQNELSKFKI; from the coding sequence ATGAGTATAAAGTATAAACTAAATCTCATAACAGCAATAGTTGTCTCTTTTGCACTGATAATTATCGCAATCGCTACACTCAAAGCCATTGATGATAAAGAGAACATTTCAAAATCACAAAGTTTAAATACTCTCTCACAAAAACTAAGCCTCCTTATCCATGAAACACAAAAAGAGAGAGGTGCGAGTGCTGGTTTTATAGGTTCACATGGAAAACAGTTTGGCGATATACTGCCAAACCAAAGAGCCTCTACAACAAAAGAGTATGAGAGCCTAAAAGTTTATATACAGAGTCTTGATTTGGACTTTTTTCCCAAAGAGTTGAAAGATGAGATATCTGCTTTTAATGAAAAAATGTCACAAATAGAGCAGATTCGCTCAAAAGTAACAGAACTCTCTATAGGTTCAAAAGAGGTTGTCACTTACTATACAGAGATGAACTCAAAAATTTTAAATATTACTTCTTTAAGTGCAAAATTAGCTAACTCTGCTGAACTTGTAAAAGCTCTGAGTGCTTATAACAACTTTTTAAAATCAAAAGAGAGAGCAGGAGTTGAGAGAGCAGTGCTAAGTTCTACATTTGCTGCTGATAAGTTTTCTGATGGTGCTTTTGCTAAGTGGATAACACTAGTTGCAGAGCAGGACGCTTTTCTTGATTCATTTTTATCAATGGCAACTCAAAGCTCAAAAGATTTATATAAACAAAAAATCAATTCGCCTGTAATCGCTGAAGTTAACAAGATGAGAGAGATAGCAAAATTAAGAGCAAATGAAGGCTCCCTTGGAGTGGATAGTGTTATTTGGTTTTCCACAATTACAAAAAAAATTGATATATTAAAAGAGATAGATGATGAGTTGGCAAAGCAGAACACTCTTCTTTTAGAGGAGCTAAAAGCAGCTTCTATCCAAAAGGCAACTATCTCTATTGGAAGTTATTTAGCTTTTGCTATTGCTATTTTTATCATAATTTTCATAATTAGCAGAGGCGTTAACAGAAGCGTTAGAAGCTCTTTAGAGAAAATTGATTGCGTCTCTAGCAACTTAGATTTGACATGTGATATTATTGTCGAGGGAAATGATGAGATTTCTCGAATTTCAAAAGCTTTAAATGTGATGATAATTGCATTTAAAGAGAGTGTTTACCAAGCAAAAGATGTATCTGCTACAACTTCAAGTGAGAGTAAAGTGTTAAACAGTATTGTTGAGCAACTTACAAAAAATGGCATAGTAGCAGATAAAAAAATCACCGTTATCAATACTCTTGTAACTGAAGTTGGACAGAGACTAGATGCTATTGAAGAGTCTTCAATCACAGTTACTGAGGACCTTAATATTACCTACAGTGTTCTTGACACTTTTGTAAATCAGCTTCATTTAGTTGTTGAGGCTATTGAGCATGGAAGCAATCGTCAACAAGAGTTAGTTCAAAAAGTGTACTCTTTAACAGAACAAGCAAAAAATATAAAAGATGTTTTAGCAATTATCTCAGATATAGCGGATCAAACAAATCTTCTTGCTCTAAATGCTGCGATTGAAGCAGCACGCGCAGGGGAGCATGGAAGAGGTTTTGCTGTTGTTGCAGATGAAGTGCGCAAACTTGCAGAGAGAACACAAAAAAGTCTAAGCGAGATAAGTGCAAATGTAAATCTTATAACACAAAACGTTATCGAGATATCGGAAGAGACTCAAGTAACATCAGAAAATATGGGCAATATTGCAAACTCTGCACAAGAGTTAATCTCCTCTTCAGAGCAGACAAAAGAGAATCTATCTGTGACAAATGCGAAATCAAGCGATGTAATGTATCAAAGCACTTATATCGCTACAAAAACAAAAGAGCTTATCCACAATATGGATGAAATCATAGAGCTCTCTAAGAAAAACACTGAACATAGAAATCTTGTAGATGAAGCTGCTACCAAGCTGTTGAGCGATGCTAATAGGCTACAAAATGAGTTGAGTAAATTCAAAATATAA
- a CDS encoding cytochrome-c peroxidase has translation MYTKILLSAVIVTSSLSADLLIDAKKAGLKPIPTDKKELSKLIDNPKNPISEKKVELGKKLYFDPRLSKSGFISCNSCHNLSEGGDDGIPAAIGHMWTPNPHHLNSPTVYNSVFFNSQFWDGRDPHLEAQAQGPMQAAPEMSATPEHVAAVVTSMPQYVADFKAAYGKDVKITFEKIADTIATFERTLVTPSVYDDFLNGKKDALTKAQKDGLKTFIDKGCATCHNGIALGGEMNAFNITGVYKFQDVGDFKGDKNGMVKVPTLRNITQTAPYFHNGQIWELRDAIKEMGRIQLGADINDVEVASIEEFLKALDGRKEPVVLPQLPASTQTTPKPDIK, from the coding sequence ATGTACACTAAAATATTATTATCTGCTGTTATTGTAACTTCTTCACTTAGTGCTGATTTGTTGATTGATGCAAAAAAAGCTGGATTAAAACCAATCCCAACTGATAAAAAAGAGCTCTCAAAATTAATTGATAATCCAAAAAACCCAATTAGTGAAAAAAAAGTTGAGCTCGGAAAGAAACTATATTTCGACCCTAGACTCTCAAAGAGCGGTTTTATAAGCTGTAACAGCTGTCACAATCTTAGCGAGGGCGGAGATGATGGTATTCCTGCGGCTATTGGGCATATGTGGACTCCAAATCCTCACCACTTAAACTCACCGACTGTTTATAACTCTGTGTTTTTTAACTCACAATTTTGGGATGGACGTGATCCACACTTAGAGGCGCAAGCTCAAGGTCCTATGCAAGCTGCTCCTGAGATGTCTGCAACACCAGAACATGTAGCTGCGGTTGTGACTTCTATGCCTCAATATGTGGCGGATTTTAAAGCTGCTTATGGCAAAGATGTAAAAATAACTTTTGAAAAGATTGCTGATACTATTGCTACATTTGAGAGAACTTTAGTTACTCCATCAGTTTATGATGACTTTTTAAATGGCAAAAAAGATGCCTTAACAAAAGCGCAAAAAGATGGTCTTAAAACTTTCATAGACAAAGGTTGTGCAACTTGTCATAACGGCATTGCTCTTGGCGGAGAGATGAATGCGTTTAACATTACAGGCGTTTACAAGTTTCAAGATGTAGGTGACTTTAAAGGCGATAAAAATGGTATGGTAAAAGTTCCTACACTAAGAAACATTACTCAGACTGCACCATACTTCCATAATGGTCAAATCTGGGAGCTTAGAGATGCTATAAAAGAGATGGGACGTATCCAATTGGGCGCTGATATAAATGACGTTGAAGTTGCTTCAATCGAAGAGTTCTTAAAAGCCCTAGATGGTAGAAAAGAGCCTGTTGTTTTACCTCAGCTCCCAGCATCAACTCAAACAACTCCAAAACCAGATATAAAATAG
- a CDS encoding KpsF/GutQ family sugar-phosphate isomerase, whose protein sequence is MNYKEIAQETLKIEAQTLLDSADKIDDVFDKAVEIILTCKGKLIVTGVGKSGLIGAKMAATFASTGTPSFFLHPTEALHGDLGMISHSDVVIAISYSGESEELSSILPHIKRFNTPLIGMTRDKNSTLGKYSDLVIDVIVNKEACPLGIAPTSSTTLTLALGDALAVCLMRAKNFKKSDFASFHPGGALGKQLFVKVKDLMRVKELPIVKADTKVKDAIFKISEGRLGTVLVTDEQNRLLALMSDGDIRRALMSEDFSLEESVLKYATKNPKTIEDENILASEALVIIEEMKIQLLVVTDKHRRVLGVLHIHTLIEKGIS, encoded by the coding sequence ATGAATTACAAAGAAATAGCACAAGAAACCCTTAAAATAGAAGCACAAACACTACTTGATAGTGCCGATAAAATTGATGATGTTTTTGACAAAGCAGTTGAGATAATCCTTACATGTAAAGGTAAGTTGATTGTCACAGGTGTTGGAAAATCAGGACTAATCGGCGCAAAAATGGCAGCGACATTTGCTTCTACTGGAACTCCGAGCTTTTTTCTACATCCAACAGAAGCGCTTCATGGCGACCTTGGAATGATAAGTCATAGCGACGTTGTTATCGCTATAAGCTACAGCGGAGAGAGCGAAGAGCTAAGCTCCATACTTCCTCATATAAAAAGATTTAATACTCCACTTATCGGCATGACAAGAGATAAAAACTCAACACTTGGAAAATATAGCGATCTTGTAATTGATGTAATAGTCAACAAAGAAGCTTGCCCCCTTGGTATCGCACCAACTAGCTCAACTACTCTGACTCTGGCGCTTGGAGACGCACTTGCTGTGTGTCTTATGAGAGCAAAAAACTTTAAAAAGAGTGATTTTGCCTCTTTTCATCCAGGTGGAGCTTTAGGCAAACAGCTATTTGTAAAAGTAAAAGATTTGATGAGAGTAAAAGAGTTACCTATAGTTAAAGCCGATACAAAAGTAAAAGATGCGATATTCAAAATCAGCGAGGGCAGACTTGGAACTGTTTTAGTTACAGATGAGCAAAATAGACTCCTAGCACTTATGAGTGATGGCGATATACGCAGAGCTTTGATGAGTGAGGATTTTTCACTTGAAGAGAGCGTTTTAAAATACGCTACAAAAAACCCAAAGACGATTGAAGATGAGAACATTTTGGCAAGTGAAGCACTTGTTATCATCGAAGAGATGAAGATACAACTCTTAGTTGTAACAGATAAACATAGGAGAGTCCTTGGCGTGCTTCACATCCACACTCTCATAGAAAAAGGCATATCATGA
- a CDS encoding response regulator has translation MSSDVDTSLLDCLSSLTLLCVEDNKTTQLIYHSIFKNITKRVIFADNGKDGFEIFKTQKIDIIITDYEMPNLNGIEMTKLIRELDKDIPIILVSAVQEIDIIVEALKLNVNNFLKKPIILTEVIQAVEKVSKILIADNYLREKREKKLKELETKGKYNSLQEELAFAKELNIIRNDFYYQMHENSSIALIDFFYKPLDVLSGDSYSAREIDKNMQLYFIIDGMGKGLSASLSSMLLTSYLNHLIDKRVNNFDFKSLINSAVEYIKPVLLEDEAMSADFMLIDYKNSKLHYAKFAMPSSLLQTTNGKIVKIKSNNAPLSKYIKKIKISSFNISNILKFLFYSDGVVENSIREKDKTYANYLQSDFLASFTKDELREKILWRIDKQEDDMTFIFINRFNLMKYISNVQNVFDTSLDAIEKANEWYGDFWSCTSSDYKLIYNAGVVFNELFMNAYEHGNLGLDAQMKHKLINDDNYFATLEKLEKTCNKKISVCINIIEYNSNKYVTTAIRDEGAGFDTQILSDIFRNRKNFNGRGVYISRQASLGIYYNTKGTSVLFLHKLESEKA, from the coding sequence ATGTCTAGTGATGTTGATACTTCCTTATTAGACTGCCTTAGCTCTTTAACACTTCTTTGTGTTGAAGACAACAAAACTACTCAGCTAATATATCACTCCATTTTTAAAAATATTACAAAGCGTGTCATTTTTGCAGATAATGGCAAAGATGGATTTGAAATATTTAAAACGCAAAAGATTGACATAATCATTACAGATTATGAGATGCCAAATTTAAATGGCATAGAGATGACAAAACTCATAAGAGAGCTAGACAAAGATATCCCAATAATTCTTGTATCTGCGGTGCAAGAGATTGATATTATCGTAGAAGCTCTTAAATTAAATGTAAATAATTTTTTAAAAAAACCAATTATTCTTACAGAAGTTATTCAAGCTGTTGAAAAAGTCTCTAAAATACTTATAGCCGATAACTATCTACGTGAGAAAAGAGAAAAAAAATTAAAAGAGCTTGAGACAAAAGGTAAATATAACTCTCTGCAAGAAGAGTTGGCATTTGCCAAAGAACTAAATATTATCAGAAATGATTTTTACTACCAGATGCATGAAAACAGCTCCATTGCGCTTATTGATTTTTTCTATAAACCTCTTGATGTATTAAGCGGAGACTCATACAGCGCAAGAGAGATAGATAAAAATATGCAACTCTATTTTATAATTGATGGAATGGGCAAAGGTCTCTCTGCCTCTTTAAGCTCAATGCTTTTAACTTCTTACTTAAATCATCTCATAGATAAGAGAGTTAATAATTTTGACTTCAAGAGCCTCATAAATAGTGCTGTTGAATATATAAAGCCTGTTCTTCTTGAAGATGAAGCGATGTCAGCTGATTTTATGTTAATAGATTATAAAAACTCAAAGTTGCACTATGCAAAATTTGCAATGCCCTCTTCTCTTCTGCAAACAACTAATGGCAAGATAGTTAAAATCAAATCAAATAATGCCCCACTTAGTAAATATATAAAAAAAATAAAAATATCATCATTTAATATCTCAAATATACTTAAATTTCTTTTTTACAGCGATGGAGTTGTTGAAAATAGTATTAGAGAGAAAGATAAAACTTATGCAAATTATTTGCAAAGCGATTTTCTAGCCTCTTTCACAAAAGATGAGTTAAGAGAAAAAATCCTTTGGAGGATAGATAAGCAAGAAGATGATATGACTTTCATCTTTATAAATAGATTTAATCTGATGAAATATATCTCTAATGTTCAAAATGTTTTTGATACTTCTTTAGATGCAATAGAGAAGGCAAATGAGTGGTATGGAGATTTTTGGAGCTGTACTAGCAGTGATTATAAGCTTATCTATAATGCTGGTGTCGTCTTTAATGAGCTGTTTATGAATGCTTATGAACATGGCAATCTTGGGCTTGATGCTCAGATGAAACATAAGCTTATAAACGATGACAACTATTTTGCGACCTTAGAGAAGCTAGAGAAAACCTGCAATAAAAAAATATCAGTATGTATAAATATTATTGAGTACAACTCAAACAAATATGTTACTACAGCCATAAGAGATGAGGGTGCTGGATTTGATACTCAAATTCTTAGCGACATATTTAGAAATAGAAAAAATTTTAATGGAAGAGGTGTTTATATTTCCAGACAAGCATCGCTTGGAATTTACTACAATACAAAAGGTACTAGTGTGCTGTTTTTACATAAACTTGAGAGTGAAAAAGCATAG
- a CDS encoding thiazole synthase, with amino-acid sequence MQNLLKIGKYELGSRLIVGSGKYKDFQTTKEATLASGSELITVAVRRLNITDPNKENLRDTFKGTNVKFLPNSAGCVTAEEAITTFRLTREATGIDLIKLEVIGDTQKTLYPDVIETIKACQILSKEGFIIMAYTSDDPIMAKRLEDAGAHAIMPLAAPIGSGLGIQNPYNIVFIREAVNLPVIVDAGIGCASDAAYAMELGADGVLTNTAIAGAQNPMMMAEAMKHAVIAGRMSYLSGRIQKRPYATASSPINGMIQF; translated from the coding sequence ATGCAAAATTTATTAAAAATCGGAAAATATGAGTTAGGCTCTCGCCTTATCGTTGGAAGTGGAAAATATAAAGATTTTCAAACCACAAAAGAAGCAACACTTGCAAGCGGGAGTGAACTTATTACAGTTGCAGTTCGCCGCTTAAATATCACAGATCCTAACAAAGAAAATCTGCGTGATACGTTTAAGGGTACAAATGTAAAGTTTTTACCAAATTCAGCAGGATGCGTTACTGCTGAGGAAGCGATTACAACTTTTCGTCTTACTCGTGAGGCAACGGGAATCGATTTGATAAAACTTGAAGTTATTGGCGATACTCAAAAAACTCTCTACCCAGATGTAATAGAGACCATCAAAGCTTGTCAAATTCTCTCAAAAGAGGGCTTTATAATTATGGCTTACACTTCAGATGATCCAATCATGGCTAAACGTCTCGAAGATGCTGGTGCTCATGCTATCATGCCTCTTGCAGCACCAATTGGAAGCGGTTTAGGAATCCAAAATCCTTACAATATAGTATTTATACGTGAAGCGGTAAACCTGCCCGTTATAGTAGATGCTGGAATAGGGTGTGCGAGTGACGCTGCTTATGCTATGGAGCTTGGAGCTGATGGAGTTTTAACAAATACAGCTATTGCTGGGGCACAAAATCCTATGATGATGGCAGAAGCTATGAAACATGCGGTAATTGCTGGACGTATGAGTTATCTCTCTGGAAGAATCCAAAAACGTCCGTACGCTACAGCATCTTCACCGATAAATGGGATGATACAGTTTTAA